One Manihot esculenta cultivar AM560-2 chromosome 18, M.esculenta_v8, whole genome shotgun sequence genomic window carries:
- the LOC110606827 gene encoding uncharacterized protein LOC110606827 yields MRKLCPNFDKENGLDIVLEVPIPEEMFTSMGSNGASRWANMRAMMCAQSADKSSHLQAKSNNEFIALLKLVGSPLIPLQVHPDQPVTRPFRDCSIEASTAQYIVQQYVAATGGSVTLNSVTSMYAVGQVKMAASDMHEDDDNVHAGGDSESGGFVIWQKNPDLWYFELVVAGYKVSAGSDGKVAWNQSSSQPSHANRGPPRPLRRFFQGLDPRCTANLFLEAVCTGEKNVNDEDCFELKVETDANILKTQSSPTTEILHHTTWGYFSQRTGLLVKFEDTKLVKMKPIKGNNSVLWKTSMESVIEDYRYIEGINIAHSGKTSTTLHRHGASLNHKRKIEETWRIEEVDFNICGLSMDCFLPPADLKRDQQEGGEQQR; encoded by the exons GATGGGCAAATATGCGTGCTATGATGTGTGCTCAATCTGCAGATAAATCATCGCATCTCCAAGCTAAATCTAACAATGAGTTTATTGCATTGCTCAAGCTTGTTGGTTCTCCACTTATCCCTCTTCAAGTCCACCCGGATCAGCCTGTCACTCGCCCCTTCAGAGATTGTTCTATT GAAGCTTCTACTGCGCAATATATAGTGCAGCAATATGTAGCAGCAACAGGAGGATCAGTGACGCTAAATTCAGTGACCAGCATGTATGCGGTAGGACAGGTTAAGATGGCTGCGTCAGATATGCACGAGGATGACGATAATGTGCACGCGGGGGGCGATTCTGAGTCTGGTGGGTTTGTGATTTGGCAGAAAAACCCTGATCTTTGGTACTTTGAACTAGTTGTTGCCGGTTACAAGGTTAGTGCAGGTAGTGATGGTAAGGTTGCGTGGAACCAGTCCTCTTCCCAACCTAGTCATGCCAATAGAGGCCCACCAAGACCCTTGAGACGTTTCTTCCAG GGATTGGACCCCAGGTGCACAGCCAACTTGTTCTTAGAGGCAGTCTGCACTGGAGAGAAGAATGTGAATGATGAAGATTGTTTTGAGCTGAAGGTGGAGACTGATGCAAACATACTCAAAACTCAATCTTCACCTACCACTGAAATCCTTCACCATACAACATGGGGCTACTTCAGCCAAAGAACGGGGCTGCTCGTCAAATTCGAAGACACAAAGCTGGTGAAGATGAAGCCTATAAAAGGGAATAATAGTGTGTTATGGAAAACAAGTATGGAGTCAGTGATTGAGGATTATAGATATATTGAAGGCATCAATATAGCACACAGTGGAAAGACCAGTACAACATTACACAGACACGGAGCCTCGCTTAACCATAAGCGGAAGATTGAAGAAACATGGAGAATTGAAGAAgttgattttaatatttgtgGGTTGTCAATGGATTGCTTTCTACCTCCTGCTGATCTCAAGAGAGATCAGCAAGAAGGCGGAGAGCAGCAACGATAG